The Desulfovibrio sp. Huiquan2017 genome includes a region encoding these proteins:
- the purE gene encoding 5-(carboxyamino)imidazole ribonucleotide mutase, giving the protein MPQVVIFMGSASDEEKMRPCSDLLKELGVDHVFTVSSAHRTPERTARLVREYEADGAQVFICAAGLAAHLAGAVAAQTTKPVLGVPLTASPLGGMDALLATLQMPPGFPVATLALDKVGAKNAAWLAAQILALHDETLAGKILAAREGFRESVEKAAAAL; this is encoded by the coding sequence ATGCCGCAGGTTGTGATTTTCATGGGGTCGGCTTCGGACGAGGAGAAGATGCGTCCGTGTTCCGACCTGCTCAAGGAGTTGGGCGTGGACCACGTGTTCACGGTTTCGTCGGCCCACCGCACGCCGGAACGCACGGCGCGGCTGGTCAGGGAGTACGAGGCGGACGGGGCTCAGGTGTTCATCTGTGCGGCCGGTCTGGCCGCGCACCTGGCGGGCGCGGTGGCCGCGCAGACCACCAAGCCGGTTCTGGGCGTGCCGCTGACCGCGTCGCCTTTGGGCGGCATGGACGCGTTGCTGGCCACCCTGCAAATGCCCCCGGGCTTCCCGGTGGCTACCCTGGCGCTCGACAAGGTCGGCGCCAAGAACGCGGCCTGGCTGGCGGCTCAGATCTTGGCTCTGCACGATGAGACGCTGGCTGGAAAGATTCTGGCCGCGCGCGAGGGCTTTCGGGAGTCCGTGGAAAAGGCCGCTGCTGCGCTGTAG